In Anopheles gambiae chromosome 2, idAnoGambNW_F1_1, whole genome shotgun sequence, a single window of DNA contains:
- the LOC1274323 gene encoding aldehyde dehydrogenase, mitochondrial, with product MYRAVKLSSAFRALSAHCRNYSVPAPKSSPEILYTGIFINNEWHKSSTGKTFPTVNPSNEKVIAEIQQGTKADIDQAVVAARDAFKLGSPWRRMDASKRGQLLYRLADLMERDRVYLASLETLDNGKPYFMSYNVDVPMAISNLRYYAGWADKNHGKVIPMDGEFFVYTRHEPVGVCGQIIPWNFPILMAAWKFGPALATGNTIILKPAEQTSLTALYMAQLTKEAGFPPGVVNVVPGYGDAGAALVDHPDVDKVAFTGSTEVGKKIQQGSGLSNLKRTTLELGGKSPNIILSDADMKHAVETSHFGLFFNMGQCCCAGSRTFIEDKIYDEFVERSAERAKKRTVGNPFDLTTEHGPQVDRAQYDKILGLIDTGKQQGARLVAGGSKVPDLPGYFIQPTVFADVQDDMTIAQEEIFGPVQQLIRFKSLDEVIERANKTDYGLAAAVFSKDIDKVNYLVQGLRAGTVWVNTYNVLSAQAPFGGYKMSGHGRENGEYGLQAYTEVKSVITRIPVKNS from the exons ATGTATCGTGCAGTGAAGCTGTCCAGCGCTTTCCGTGCACTGTCCGCACATTGCCGGAATTACTCGGTGCCGGCACCAAAGTCTTCTCCCGAGATCCTCTACACCGGG ATCTTTATCAACAATGAGTGGCACAAAAGCTCGACCGGAAAGACCTTCCCCACAGTCAACCCGTCCAACGAGAAGGTGATCGCGGAGATCCAGCAGGGCACGAAGGCGGACATCGATCAGGCGGTGGTAGCGGCCAGAGATGCGTTTAA gcTCGGATCACCCTGGCGCCGGATGGATGCATCGAAGCGGGGTCAACTGCTGTACCGGCTGGCGGATTTGATGGAGCGCGATCGGGTGTACTTAGCG AGCTTGGAAACGCTGGACAATGGCAAACCGTACTTCATGTCGTACAACGTGGACGTGCCGATGGCGATCAGCAACCTGCGCTACTATGCCGGCTGGGCGGACAAGAACCACGGCAAGGTGATACCGATGGACGGCGAGTTCTTCGTCTACACCCGCCACGAACCGGTCGGTGTGTGCGGCCAGATCATCCCGTGGAACTTCCCGATCCTGATGGCGGCGTGGAAGTTCGGTCCGGCACTGGCCACCGGCAACACCATCATCCTGAAGCCGGCCGAACAGACCAGCCTGACCGCGCTGTACATGGCGCAGCTCACGAAGGAGGCCGGCTTCCCGCCCGGCGTGGTGAACGTGGTGCCCGGCTACGGTGATGCCGGTGCCGCCCTGGTCGACCATCCGGACGTCGACAAGGTGGCGTTTACCGGCTCGACCGAGGTGGGCAAAAAGATCCAGCAGGGCTCGGGGCTGAGCAATCTGAAGCGCACCACGCTCGAGCTCGGCGGCAAAAGCCCGAACATCATCCTGTCCGATGCGGACATGAAGCACGCGGTAGAAACGTCCCACTTCGGGCTGTTCTTTAACATGGGCCAGTGCTGCTGTGCCGGGTCGCGCACCTTTATCGAGGACAAAATCTACGACGAGTTTGTGGAGCGGAGCGCAGAGCGGGCGAAGAAGCGCACCGTCGGCAACCCGTTCGATCTGACTACCGAGCACGGCCCGCAGGTGGATCGGGCCCAGTACGACAAGATACTGGGGCTGATCGATACGGGCAAGCAGCAGGGCGCCCGGTTGGTAGCGGGCGGCAGCAAGGTACCGGACCTGCCCGGCTACTTCATCCAGCCGACCGTGTTCGCGGACGTGCAGGACGACATGACGATCGCGCAGGAGGAAATCTTCGGCCCGGTGCAGCAGCTGATACGCTTCAAGTCGCTCGACGAGGTGATCGAGCGGGCGAACAAAACCGACTACGGGCTGGCGGCGGCCGTCTTCTCCAAGGACATCGACAAGGTGAACTATCTGGTGCAGGGGCTGCGGGCCGGCACCGTCTGGGTCAACACGTATAACGTGCTGTCGGCGCAGGCCCCGTTCGGTGGGTACAAGATGTCCGGCCACGGGCGCGAGAACGGTGAGTATGGGCTGCAGGCGTACACGGAGGTGAAGAGCGTCATTACCCGCATTCCGGTGAAGAATTCGTAA